In Afipia sp. P52-10, the sequence GGAGATATCGTCTGGCTCCAGTTGGGCAACGACGATCTCCACAACACCGGCCGCCGTCAATGCGTCGACTTCAGCCGCTCCGATAACGGTCCCTTTCTTCAATACCAGCCCATTCTGGCGGATGCTGTGAACGGTCACCCCGCCGATCGCCTCGGACGGCTTCATCGCACCGAATTTCATGCCGCAGACTCTTTGACGTTGTCTGCGGCAGCCGCCTTGGGTTGTCGTAGGCGCGCGGTGATCTCGGCCATGATCGACACGGCGATCTCGGCCGGCGACACCGCACCGATGGCGAGGCCGATCGGCGCATGGATGCGCGCCAGCGCCTGCTCCGGAATGCCTTGCGCCTTCAGCCGCTCAAGCCGCCGCCCGTGCGTCTTCCGCGAGCCGAGCGCGCCGATGTAGAAGCAATCCCGCTCCAGCGCGTGCGTCAGCGCCGGATCGTCGATCTTCGGATCGTGCGTCAACGCCACGAATGCGGTGTAGTGATCGACGTTCAGCGGCGGCAAAGCCACGTCCGGCCACTCGGCGAGCAGCGGAATGTCCGGAAAGCGCTCGGGGCTCGCAAACGCGGTGCGCGGATCGACGATGGTGACGTCGTAGTCGAGCATGCGCGCCATCGGTGCCAGCGCCTGGCTGATGTGGACAGCGCCCGTGATGACCAGACGCGCGGCGGGCGCATGCACCGTGACGAACAGCTTGCGGCCGTCAGCCTCGATCATGCCGCTCTTGTTCATGCGCAGGCATTTGTCGAGTTCGCCGGCGAGCCTGTCGGAGGCGATGTCCTTTGCCTTCACCAGCCGCTGGCCGCCGCCGGCCATGTCGGTGACGACCAGCACCGGCCTGCGCGCGGCGCGCTCTGCGTTCAGGTCTGCAAGCGTTTCGGCTTTCACGACCCGACCTTTTCGACGAACACGCGGATGGTCCCGCCGCAGGAGAGCCCGACCTTCCAGGCGGTCTCGTCGGCCACACCGAACTCCAGCATCTTCGGCTCACCGCTCTCGATCACGTCCAGCGCCTCGGTGACCACCGCCCCCTCGACGCATCCGCCCGACACCGAACCAAGAAACGTCCCCTCGTCGTTGATGACGAGGTGCGAACCGGTCGGGCGCGGAGCCGATCCCCAGGTCTCGACCACCGTGGCGAGCGCCACGCCATGGCCCGCCTTCTTCCATTCCTCAGCGGTCTTCAGAATGTCGTCGTCACGGCTCAGCATACGCATCTCCCATCAGTAGTCCGCGTGCCCTCCGATCATGAAACCGGCGCTCACTTGCGGAGCACACGCTAGGCAGCGGGTCGTATCAAGGAACGGGCGGCAGGCGCGACCGACAAGGCATCGATCAACTCGCCTATCGACTTTAGATTGTGTACCGGGCGGAATTCGTCAACGTGCGGCAGCATCATTTTCACGCCCTGAGCCTTCGGCTCGAAGCCTGAATAGCGCAGCAGTGGATTGAGCCAGATCAGCCGCCGGCAGGAGCGATGCAGCCGGTCCATCTCGAAGCCCAGCCGGGCATCTGCCTCTCGTTCCAACCCATCGCTGATCAACAGCACGATCGCGCCTTGCCCCAGAACGCGGCGGCCCCACAACTTGTTGAAGGCATGCAGCGACGGCGCGATCCGCGTGCCGCCGGACCAGTCCTCCACCATCGCCGAGCAGCGCGCCAGCGCGTCGTCCGGATCGCGGGCGCGCAGCGCGCGGGTGATGTTGGTCAGGCGTGTCCCGAACAGGAACACCGAAACGCGTTTGCGGGCATCCGTCACCGCATGCAGGAAATGCAGGAACAGCCGCGTGTACTCGCTCATCGAACCGGAGATATCGAGCAGCGCCACGACCGGCACCGGCTTGTCGATATGACCAAGGCGATGGAAGTTGACGATCTCACCGCCGGTTCGCAGCGAGCCGCGCAACGTGCGCCGCAGATCGAGCTTGCGCCCGCGCGGCAGCGGCTGGAAGCGCCGCGTCGGTCTTTCTGCGAGCGGCAGCTTCAATCGCTCGATCGCGCGCGTCACGCTGGCGATTTCGGCCGCGCTCATCTGCGCGAAATCCTTCGTCTGCAGCACCTCTTCGTCAGAGACCGAAAGTTGCATCTCCTGCACGTAGCTTTCGCGCTCCTTCACCATGTCCCGCTGCGACAAGGCCTCCTGCACGCGGCGCGACGCCGGCGGCGGCGGCTTCTGTTCCGGCTGTCCAGGCAGCGGCACGCTATCGACGAGTTGGTCCCAGTTCTGTTCGGCGCGGAAGAAAATCTCGAATGCCTGCGCAAAGATCGTCGCGTGCTCGTGGCGCTTGACGAAGATGCATTCGAGCGCCGCGAACACATCCGCACGGTTGCTCAAGCCCACCACCTGCAACGCCTTCAGCGCATCGATGGTCGCGCCGGGGCCGACCGGCATGCCGGCGGCCCGCAGCGCGCGCGCGAAGCCGATGATGTTGTCCGCGATGACACCCGATCCCGAAAGATCCGGAGCAGAGGGTATGTCAGCAATGTCCGGCATGGGCGGACCTTATTTGGGTTTCCCCGCAAGCGCAGCGTCGAGCGTTCTGGTCAGGGTCTCGCCCTGCATGCGGCCGATATCGTCCTGGTACTTGAGCAGCGCGCCGAGCGAGTCGCCGACCACCTGCGGCGTCAGCGTCTTGGCGTCGAGTTCGCGCAGCGCCGTCGCCCAGTCGAGCGTCTCGGCGACACCGGGCGGCTTGAACAGATCCTCACCGCGCACCGCCTGCACGAACGCCACCACCTGCTCCGACAGCTTCGCCGAAATTCCGGAGACGCGTGATTTGACGATGGCGATCTCGCGCTCGGCGGACGGATAGTCCACCCAATGGTAGAGGCAGCGGCGCTTCAGCGCATCATGAATCTCGCGCGTGCGGTTCGAGGTGACGATGACGATCGGCGGCTGCGGCGCGCGCACCGTGCCGAATTCCGGGATCGTCACCTGGAAGTCGCTGAGGATTTCCAGCAGGAACGCCTCGAACGCCTCGTCGGCCCGATCGAGTTCGTCGATCAGCAGCACCGGCGCGCCGGCGGGATCAGGCTCCAGTGCCTGCAGCAACGGGCGCTTGATCAGATACTGCTCGGCAAACACATCGTGCGACAGCCGGTCGCGATCGGTGTCGCCGGATGCTTCCGCCAGACGTATGGCGATCATCTGCGCCGCGCTGTTCCACTCGTACACCGCCGAGGAAACGTCGAGTCCTTCGTAGCACTGCAAGCGGATCAGCCGCCGTCCCAGCGCGGCCGACAGCACCTTGGCGATCTCGGTCTTGCCGACGCCTGCTTCGCCCTCGAGAAACAGCGGCCGCCCCATCTTCAACGACAGGAACGTCACCGTCGCAAGCGCGCGCTCGGCGAGATAGCCGTGCTTCATCAGCAAGTCGAGCGTCGCGTCGACCGAACCGGGCAATGCGGATGCCGCGCTCATGGCTGGGCTCGCAGGCCGAACCTGCGCCTCAAGCGTTCGCCGCCTCGACGGCGCGGCGTGCAAGCACGCCGATCAAATGCGCGCGATATTCGGCGCTGCCATGCAGATCGCTGTTCAAGCCCTCGGGGGAGACGCTGAGACCATCGAGCATCTTCGGCGAGAAGCGCTTCTTCAGCGCCTCTTCGAACGCGGTGACGCGGAACACACCGTCACCGCCCGCCCCGGTCACGGCCACGCGAACCTCCGACGGGCGGCGAGCGACGAACACGCCGACCAGCGCATAGCGCGAGGCCTGGTTGCGAAACTTGATGTAGGCCGCCTTCTTTGGCAGCGGGAATTGGACGCGGACGATGATCTCGTCGGGCTCGAGCGCGGTGGTGAACAACCCCTGGAAGAACTCGTCCGCCTTCAGCTTGCGCTTGTTGGTGACGATGGTGGCATCGAGTGCCAGACAGGCGGCGGGATAATCCGCCGTCGGGTCGTTGTTGGCGAGCGAGCCGCCGATCGTGCCCATGTGCCGCACAGCCGGATCGCCGATCATCGAGGCAAGGTTCGCGAGCGCCGGAATGGCCTCGCCGACGATCGCCGAGGTTGCAACACTGTGATGCCGCGCCATTGCGCCGATCACGAGCGAACGCCCCTTCATGTCGATCGTGTCCAGGCCATCGACCTTCGACAGATCAATCAACTGGGCCGGACGCGCCAGGCGCTGCTTCATCACCGGCACCAGCGTATGGCCGCCGGCGATCAGCTTCGCATCCTCGTTCTTGGCGAGAAGATTTGCCGCTTGCCGAACGGTCGCCGGGCGGGAGAACTTGAAATCGTACATCGTCGTGTCCTTAAAACCTTGCTCAGGGCACCGGCGGATGGCCGGCGCTCACGCCGATTGAATTCAGGCCGACTTGGCCATCGCCTTGGCGCCGGCCGCAATCGATTTCACGATGTTGTGGTAGCCGGTGCAGCGGCAGAGATTGCCTTCCAGCTCCTCGCGGATCGTATGCTCGTCGAGATCGTGTCCCTTGCGATGGACCATATCGACCGCAGTCATGATCATGCCGGGAGTGCAGAAGCCGCACTGCAACCCGTGGTTCTCGCGAAACGCTTCCTGCATCGGATGCAGCGGCGCGCCATCCGCGGCAAGACCTTCGATCGTCATGACGCTGCCGCCGTCGGCCATCACCGTCAGCGTGGTGCAGGACTTAACCGCCTTGCCATTGAGATGAACCACGCAGGCGCCGCATTGCGACGTATCGCAACCGACGTGGGTGCCGGTGAGGCGCAGATTTTCGCGCAAGAACTGAACGAGAAGCGTCCGCGGATCGATATTCGCCGAATGCGTCGTGCCGTTCACCGTAATCGAGACTTTCGCCACCAGTATCTTCCTCCCTGCAACGCATCCGCCATTATCCATGCGCTGCGCAGCACTTGCATCGTCCGGCTATCCGGCTTTTGGAAAGAGTCTAATCCCATGATAGGGGGCAATTTCGCCCCCGGCAACCGCAGGTCACGGTTGCTTGCCCTGCACGGCTTCGGCGAAATTGGCGAAAAATTCGTCCGCCAGTTTCTTGGCCGAGCCGTTGATCAGGCGCTGGCCGAGCTGGGCCAGCTTGCCGCCGATCTGCGCCTCGACGTTGTAGGACAGCGCCGTACCGCCATCCTTGTCGGCGAGCGCCACCGCGGCGCCGCCCTTGGCAAACCCTGCAACACCACCCTCGCCTTCGCCGGAGATCTTGTAGCCGTTCGGCGGATCGAGATCGCTCAAGGTGACGCGCCCCTTGAAGCGGGCCGACACCGGGCCGACCTTCATCTTGGCGGTGGCGCGAAATTCCGTGTCCGAGACCTTCTCGAGCTCCTCGCAACCAGGAATGCAGGCTTTCAGCACGTCGGGGTCATTCAGCTTGGCCCAAACAACATCGCGAGGGGCGGCGAGCTGCACTTCGCCAGTCATGGTCATGGCCATGCGATCAATCTCCACATTCAAGGGCCCGTCGCCGTGCCACGAACCGCATCGTTCTCCGCCCCCGCGGGCGGGCGAAGGACTATCACCGGAAATCATAGACCTGACCATCGTCAGGACGGACAATTTTATGAGGCGGGCGAGGCGGTGCGCAAGAGCGGCCGTTCGACAGGATAGAACAAGGTAGCTAAGGATCGTGCGGACATTTCGCAATGTCCGATTCGAACTCCGGACGGAGAATGCCATGCCGATGATCGACGCCGACGGCTGCCCCATTCATGTCGCCATCGACGGGCGCGACGAGGGACCGGCCATCGTCCTTTCCAATTCGTTGGGCGCGACGATCAAGATGTGGGAGCCGCAACTGGCCGCGCTCGGCACACAGTTTCGCGTCATCCGCTATGATCGCCGCGGTCACGGCAGATCCGGAACGGCAGGCCCCTATTCGTTCGAACGATTCGGGCGCGACGTGCTCGCGATCCTCGACGCACTGAACATCCGCAAGGCGCACTGGTGCGGACTGTCGATGGGCGGCATGGTCGGACAATGGCTCGGCGCCAATGCGCCGGAGCGTTTCGACAAGATCGTGCTCGCCAACACCACCTGTTATTATCCCGATCCGACCCGATTTCAGGATCGCATCAAGGCGGTGACGAAGGATGGCCTCGCCAGCATCGCCGATCAGGTGATGGCCTCCTGGCTAACCGAGGATTTCCGAGAGCGCGCCCCTGCTATCACTGGTGAAATCCGGAACATGCTGCTGGGCACGCCAGTCGCGGGCTATGTCGGGTGCTGCCAGGCGCTGAGCACACTTGATCAGCGCGCGCTGCTGCCGACGATCACGCATCCGGTGCTGATCGTCGCCGGCCGGCATGACCAGAGCACGACCATCGCGCAGGCCGAGTTCATGCGTAAAGCCATTCCCCGCGCCAACCTGACGATCCTCGATTCGGCGCACATCTCCAACGTCGAGCAGGCCCACGCCTTTAACGACGCGCTGATCGGCTTCCTCACGCAACGCTGAGGCCGCCGTCTGTGCGGCGACGCACGGCTTCACATCAATTGCCAAGGATCGCCAAGAGCCCTACAGCAACGGCGTCGCCAACGGCGGCTGCGGCACAGCGCCCTTGACCCCGTAGCTGTGGGAATCGACGGCCAGCAGCACCAGGCCGCCGAGCAGCATCAAGGCTTCGGTCGCATGCAGATGCAGCGCGGCGATCTCGCCGACACGCGCAGCCATCGCCATGCTGGTGATGCTGATGACGGCACCCAGCAGCAGCGCCAGCGCGAGCGGCTCGTCGCCACCGGCACGGCACACCTCCTCATCCTTCGGCGCAACGCGCAGCGTCAGGATCGCAAACAACCCGAAGTAACCGACGACCACGAACTTCGCCAGGGCCAGCAACCACGCGAACCGCACCGCACCGAGCCCCGACAGCTGCAGGTGATCGTTAATGAAGAGCGCCGGGCCGATGTTCGCCCGCTCGTAGATGCCGCGAATCGGAAACGTGACGATGCGCAGGACTGCGATCGTCCATACGGGGATGAAATAGGCCGCCAGCAGGAGGCCATTGATCGTCGTGATACGAAAGCCGCGCGCCATCGCCTGCCACCTGTTCAAACAGGTAGCGAGGTAACGCCCGCAGTTCGGACGGCACAATCTAAACCTTTTGTTTACCTTAACGGCGCCGGCCGGATTGTGGATAATTGCTTACCGGCTGGGTAACCAGCGCGAAACCGCGCTTTGGCGCGGAACTCCACGTCATAGCTCCTGCCCTGGCTCCCGCCGGCTGGCGCTGACGCAACAACCGGGCACCGCGGCGCGCAATATGATTCGCCTCGGCTCACGCAGGCACGAGAGGTCACACGCGCAAGAGCGCAAAGCGACTGGCCCTGCAAAGGTCTAGGGCATGCGATGCCGGAGTTCTGTGCAGAGCAACATGCAGGCGGCACGCGTTGCGCGTGGTTCCGTCGTGGTGACGGCACATACGTTCCCGTTAGCGATGCGGCAGTGCAACGCCAGCATATGAGTCAAGGAATGAGCCACGGTTAGCATCGACGGTGGACAGCGCCCCTTGAGGCAAGGCGACACAGTTGCCGCTGTAGACCGGCGCTGTTAACAATTCCGAGGCGGCGCGTCGGGGCTGCCCGGCTCCTGGTGATCGTGATCTCATCGGATCACGTTCAATCCCTCTCGCGGCAGCGCATGGAATATTTTGCTCAGCAGCTTATCAACGGACTAGCACTCGGCTCCATCTACGGCCTGATCGCCATCGGCTATACGATGGTCTACGGCATCGTCGGCATGATCAACTTCGCCCACGGTGATGTCTTCATGATCGGCGGTTTCATCTCGCTGATCGCGTTCCTGGTGATCGTTTCGATCGGCCTCACCTCCATTCCCCTGATCCTTCTGCTGGTACTGCTGGTCGCCATGGTCACGACGGCGCTGTACGGCTGGACCGTCGAGCGCATCGCCTACCGGCCGCTGCGCCAGTCGTTCCGTCTCGCCCCGATGCTGTCGGCGATCGGCATGTCGTTCGTGCTCGGCAATTTCGCGCAGGTCTCGCAAGGGGCACAGGTCAAGCCGGTGCCACCGATCGTCACCGGCGGCTATACGCTGTTCGAGCGCAACAACTTCGTCGTCCAGCTCTCTAACGTGCAGATCATCGTCGTCGTGACGACGGTGGTGCTGCTGACGATCTTCTCCTTTATCGTCACGCGCACGCGGCTCGGGCGGGACATGCGCGCCTGCGCCCAGGACCAGACGATGGCCGCTCTGCTCGGCGTCGACACCGACCGCACGATCTCGATGACCTTCGTCATCGGCGCAGCACTCGCGGCCGTCGCCGGCCTGATGTACCTGCTCTATTACGGCGTGGTCGATTTCTACATGGGGTTCATTGCCGGCATTAAGGCGTTCACCGCTGCCGTGCTCGGCGGCATCGGCTCGTTGCCGGGCGCGATGCTCGGGGGACTTGCCATCGGTCTGATCGAAACGTTCTGGTCCGCCTATTTCTCGGTCGAATACAAGGACGTGGCCGCGTTCTCCATCCTGATCATCGTGCTGATCTTCATGCCGACCGGCATCCTCGGCCGCCCGGAAATCGAGAAGGTCTGATGGCGACGGACGCCGCAAACCACATTCCGGTACGCGCCGCGTCTGCGCTGAACGTCGGCTTCATTCTCAAGAAAGCCTTCATCAGCGCGTTCGTCGCGTTCGTGCTGTTCGCCCTGATGATCGGCATACGCACCGACACCGGTCCCTCAGCGCAATTGATCTTCCGCACTCGCTTCGGTGACCTCGCGCTGATCGTGCTTGCGGTCTTCGTCGGCAGCATCATCGTCGAATTGCTGCGGCACAATCTTCGCCATCTGGAGCCCGCCAATCTCATTCCGCCGGCACTCGAAGCACCGCTCGCCAGCGTACGGCGGCTGTTCGGTCCCGTCCTGCTCGGCATCACCCTCGTCATGCCGATCGTCTTCTACTACCTGGATCAGCGCTACATTCTCGATCTCGGCATCCTGATCTTGACCTATGTGATGCTCGGCTGGGGCCTGAACGTGGTCGTCGGCCTTGCCGGTCTGCTCGACCTCGGCTACGTCGCCTTCTATGCGGTCGGCGCCTACTCCTATGCGCTGCTGGCGACCACTTTCGATCTCTCCTTCTGGGTCTGCCTCCCGCTGGCAGGTATCCTTGCCGCGTTCTGGGGCATCCTGCTCGGTTTCCCGGTTCTGCGGCTACGCGGCGACTATCTCGCCATCGTCACGCTGGCCTTTGGCGAAATCATCCGCCTCGTCCTGATCAATTGGCAGGATCTGACCGGCGGCCCGAACGGCATCACCGGCATCCCGCGGCCGAGCTTCTTCGGCTTGCCATTCACGGCCGGCGACGATGGCTTCGCCGCATTCTTCGGCATCGAGTTCTCGCCGCTGCAGCGTATCGTCTTCATGTTCTACCTGATCCTGGCGCTTGCCCTGCTCACCAACTGGGTGACGATCCGTCTGCGCCGCCTGCCGATCGGCCGTGCTTGGGAGGCCTTGCGCGAGGACGAGATCGCCTGCCGCTCGCTCGGCATCAACACCACGACGACAAAGCTCACGGCCTTCGCAGTCGGCGCGATGTTCGGCGGCTTTGCCGGTGCCTTCTTCGCCACGCGGCAGGGCTTCATCAGCCCGGAATCGTTCTCGTTCCTGGAATCGGCCTTCATCCTCGCCATCGTCGTGCTCGGCGGCATGGGCTCGCAGCTTGGTGTCGTGTTGGCGGCGACGGCGATGATCGGCGGCTTCGAGCTGTTCCGCGGACTGGAGCAGTACCGCATGCTGGTGTTCGGCATGGCGATGGTGCTGCTGATGGTGTGGCGCCCGCGCGGCCTCATCGGCCATCGCGCGCCGACGGTGTTCCTCGAGCATAAGCGGGCGATCTCCTCCTCCCTCGTCAAGGAGGGGCATGGATGACCGTCCCTGACCCGATCATCCTCGATGTGACGCACCTGTCGATGCGCTTTGGCGGCATCGTCGCCATCGGCGACCTGAGTTTCAGTGCCGAACGCGGCAAGATCACTGCGCTGATCGGACCGAACGGCGCCGGCAAGACCACTGTGTTCAACTGCATCACCGGCTTCTATAAGCCGACGACAGGAATGATGCGGCTGATCCACGACGACGGCGCGACGTTCCTGCTCGAACGGCTGTTCGATTATCGCATCTCCAAACAGGCGAAGGTCGCGCGCACGTTCCAGAACATCCGCCTGTTCGCCGGCATGACGCTGCTTGAAAACCTGTTGGTCGCCCAGCACAACACATTGATGCGCGCCTCGGGCTATACCTTCCTCGGGCTGCTTGGCGTACCGGCCTTTGCGGCCGCCGAACAACGCTCGATCGATCTCGCACGCTACTGGCTCGACCGCACCGGGCTGCTTGAGCGCGCTGACGATGCTGCGGGCAATCTCGCCTATGGCGATCAGCGGCGGCTGGAAATAGCGCGCGCCATGTGCTCCGAGCCGGCCCTGCTCTGCCTCGATGAGCCTGCGGCCGGACTGAACGGACGCGAAAGCGCCGCTCTGAACGAGTTGCTGCTCGCCATTCGCGCCGATCACGGCACATCGATCCTGCTGATCGAACATGACATGACGGTGGTCATGGAGATTTCCGACCACGTCATCGTCCTCGACCACGGCGTCAAGATCGCCGACGGGCCGCCACGCGCGGTGCGCGACGACCCGAAGGTGATCGCGGCCTATCTCGGCGTCGCCGATGAGGCCGCTGCCGTCGCTGTCATGGAGGGCCGCCGGTGAGCGACGCCTTGCTGCGCATCTCCGCATTGCGCGCGGCCTACGGCAAGATCGTCGCGCTGAAGGGCGTCGACCTGGAGGTCAAGGCCGGCGAAATCGTCGCGCTGATCGGCGCCAACGGAGCCGGCAAGTCGACTTTGATGATGTCGGTGTTCGGCAAGCCGCGGGCCAAGGCCGGACATATCCTGTTCGACGGACGGGATATCACCCATGTCCCGACGCACGCCATCGCCCGGCTGCGCATCGCACAGGCGCCGGAAGGCCGCCGCATCTTCGCACGCATGAGCGTGATGGAGAACCTGCAGATGGGCGCCGATGCGGCCGGCGAGCGTGTTTCCAACGAAGCCAATCTCGACCGCGTGCTCTCGCTGTTTCCAATCCTCAAGGAGCGTTTGAGCCAGCGCGGCGGCACGCTGTCCGGCGGCGAACAGCAGATGCTGGCGATCGGTCGCGCCCTGATGAGCAATCCACGTCTGCTCATGCTGGATGAACCTTCGCTTGGCCTTGCGCCGCTGATCACGCGGCAGATCTTCGACGCCATCCGCGAGCTCAACCGGCGTGACGGATTGACGGTGCTGCTCGTTGAACAGAACGCCAACCACGCGTTACGCCTCGCCCACCGCGGCTATGTGATGGTCAACGGCGTCATCACGCTCTCAGGTTCCGGACAGGAACTGCTGTTGCGGCCGGAAATCCGCTCAGCCTATCTCGAGGGAGGCAGGCACTGATCCCGCAACTCTACAGCAGCGACTCGCTGCTCCATGTCCTGTTCCTCACCTTTGTCCTCGGCTGCGGCTGCGCTTGGATGGCCGGACGAGCGATCGCGCAGACCTGGCGACCGGCCTGGATTGCGGTCGCGGCCATGGTGTTGCTTGGACTCGCGGTCCGTTTCCTGCACTTCGCGCTGTTTCAGGAACCGCTGCTCGAACCCATCACCTATCTGTTCGAGACCGCCTGCCTGATTGCGGTCGCGCTGATCTCCTGGCGACACGCCCGCGCCCAGCAAATGACCCGACAGTATTACTGGCTGTACGAGCCAGCTGGCCCCTTGAACTGGCGGCTGCGCCAAGATGTATCGGCAAAAAGCGCCAAGGGGCTTTAAGATTGTCGATGACTTGGGCCGAAAACCGTTCGACAATAGACCATCGTGCGCCGGAGCCCGATCCGGCGCCTGCTGCATGGAGAGGCGAATGAAACATCTCAAGCTGGCCGGTATGGCGTTTGGCGTGTCGATGGCGATGGCCGCCGTGACCCCAACCTGGGCGCAAGACATCACCATCGCGGTGGCTGGTCCGATGACGGGCGGCGAAGCCGCTTTCGGCCGCCAGATGCGAAACGGTGCCGAACAGTTCGTCGCCGATTTCAATGCCGGCCCCGGCGTGCTCGGCAAGAAGCTGAAGCTTGAAGTGGGCGACGATGCCTGCGACCCGAAACAGGCCCGCTCCGTCGCCGAGAAGCTCGGCAGCATGAAGATTCCGTTCGTTGCCGGTCACTTCTGCTCTGCGTCGTCGATCCCCGCCTCGGAAGC encodes:
- a CDS encoding XdhC family protein, which produces MLSRDDDILKTAEEWKKAGHGVALATVVETWGSAPRPTGSHLVINDEGTFLGSVSGGCVEGAVVTEALDVIESGEPKMLEFGVADETAWKVGLSCGGTIRVFVEKVGS
- a CDS encoding (2Fe-2S)-binding protein, with the protein product MAKVSITVNGTTHSANIDPRTLLVQFLRENLRLTGTHVGCDTSQCGACVVHLNGKAVKSCTTLTVMADGGSVMTIEGLAADGAPLHPMQEAFRENHGLQCGFCTPGMIMTAVDMVHRKGHDLDEHTIREELEGNLCRCTGYHNIVKSIAAGAKAMAKSA
- the pcaD gene encoding 3-oxoadipate enol-lactonase, which produces MPMIDADGCPIHVAIDGRDEGPAIVLSNSLGATIKMWEPQLAALGTQFRVIRYDRRGHGRSGTAGPYSFERFGRDVLAILDALNIRKAHWCGLSMGGMVGQWLGANAPERFDKIVLANTTCYYPDPTRFQDRIKAVTKDGLASIADQVMASWLTEDFRERAPAITGEIRNMLLGTPVAGYVGCCQALSTLDQRALLPTITHPVLIVAGRHDQSTTIAQAEFMRKAIPRANLTILDSAHISNVEQAHAFNDALIGFLTQR
- the livM gene encoding high-affinity branched-chain amino acid ABC transporter permease LivM gives rise to the protein MATDAANHIPVRAASALNVGFILKKAFISAFVAFVLFALMIGIRTDTGPSAQLIFRTRFGDLALIVLAVFVGSIIVELLRHNLRHLEPANLIPPALEAPLASVRRLFGPVLLGITLVMPIVFYYLDQRYILDLGILILTYVMLGWGLNVVVGLAGLLDLGYVAFYAVGAYSYALLATTFDLSFWVCLPLAGILAAFWGILLGFPVLRLRGDYLAIVTLAFGEIIRLVLINWQDLTGGPNGITGIPRPSFFGLPFTAGDDGFAAFFGIEFSPLQRIVFMFYLILALALLTNWVTIRLRRLPIGRAWEALREDEIACRSLGINTTTTKLTAFAVGAMFGGFAGAFFATRQGFISPESFSFLESAFILAIVVLGGMGSQLGVVLAATAMIGGFELFRGLEQYRMLVFGMAMVLLMVWRPRGLIGHRAPTVFLEHKRAISSSLVKEGHG
- a CDS encoding xanthine dehydrogenase family protein subunit M; this translates as MYDFKFSRPATVRQAANLLAKNEDAKLIAGGHTLVPVMKQRLARPAQLIDLSKVDGLDTIDMKGRSLVIGAMARHHSVATSAIVGEAIPALANLASMIGDPAVRHMGTIGGSLANNDPTADYPAACLALDATIVTNKRKLKADEFFQGLFTTALEPDEIIVRVQFPLPKKAAYIKFRNQASRYALVGVFVARRPSEVRVAVTGAGGDGVFRVTAFEEALKKRFSPKMLDGLSVSPEGLNSDLHGSAEYRAHLIGVLARRAVEAANA
- a CDS encoding ABC transporter ATP-binding protein, which gives rise to MTVPDPIILDVTHLSMRFGGIVAIGDLSFSAERGKITALIGPNGAGKTTVFNCITGFYKPTTGMMRLIHDDGATFLLERLFDYRISKQAKVARTFQNIRLFAGMTLLENLLVAQHNTLMRASGYTFLGLLGVPAFAAAEQRSIDLARYWLDRTGLLERADDAAGNLAYGDQRRLEIARAMCSEPALLCLDEPAAGLNGRESAALNELLLAIRADHGTSILLIEHDMTVVMEISDHVIVLDHGVKIADGPPRAVRDDPKVIAAYLGVADEAAAVAVMEGRR
- a CDS encoding VWA domain-containing protein, coding for MPDIADIPSAPDLSGSGVIADNIIGFARALRAAGMPVGPGATIDALKALQVVGLSNRADVFAALECIFVKRHEHATIFAQAFEIFFRAEQNWDQLVDSVPLPGQPEQKPPPPASRRVQEALSQRDMVKERESYVQEMQLSVSDEEVLQTKDFAQMSAAEIASVTRAIERLKLPLAERPTRRFQPLPRGRKLDLRRTLRGSLRTGGEIVNFHRLGHIDKPVPVVALLDISGSMSEYTRLFLHFLHAVTDARKRVSVFLFGTRLTNITRALRARDPDDALARCSAMVEDWSGGTRIAPSLHAFNKLWGRRVLGQGAIVLLISDGLEREADARLGFEMDRLHRSCRRLIWLNPLLRYSGFEPKAQGVKMMLPHVDEFRPVHNLKSIGELIDALSVAPAARSLIRPAA
- a CDS encoding XdhC family protein; protein product: MKAETLADLNAERAARRPVLVVTDMAGGGQRLVKAKDIASDRLAGELDKCLRMNKSGMIEADGRKLFVTVHAPAARLVITGAVHISQALAPMARMLDYDVTIVDPRTAFASPERFPDIPLLAEWPDVALPPLNVDHYTAFVALTHDPKIDDPALTHALERDCFYIGALGSRKTHGRRLERLKAQGIPEQALARIHAPIGLAIGAVSPAEIAVSIMAEITARLRQPKAAAADNVKESAA
- a CDS encoding carbon monoxide dehydrogenase subunit G gives rise to the protein MAMTMTGEVQLAAPRDVVWAKLNDPDVLKACIPGCEELEKVSDTEFRATAKMKVGPVSARFKGRVTLSDLDPPNGYKISGEGEGGVAGFAKGGAAVALADKDGGTALSYNVEAQIGGKLAQLGQRLINGSAKKLADEFFANFAEAVQGKQP
- a CDS encoding MoxR family ATPase — protein: MSAASALPGSVDATLDLLMKHGYLAERALATVTFLSLKMGRPLFLEGEAGVGKTEIAKVLSAALGRRLIRLQCYEGLDVSSAVYEWNSAAQMIAIRLAEASGDTDRDRLSHDVFAEQYLIKRPLLQALEPDPAGAPVLLIDELDRADEAFEAFLLEILSDFQVTIPEFGTVRAPQPPIVIVTSNRTREIHDALKRRCLYHWVDYPSAEREIAIVKSRVSGISAKLSEQVVAFVQAVRGEDLFKPPGVAETLDWATALRELDAKTLTPQVVGDSLGALLKYQDDIGRMQGETLTRTLDAALAGKPK
- a CDS encoding ABC transporter permease subunit: MEYFAQQLINGLALGSIYGLIAIGYTMVYGIVGMINFAHGDVFMIGGFISLIAFLVIVSIGLTSIPLILLLVLLVAMVTTALYGWTVERIAYRPLRQSFRLAPMLSAIGMSFVLGNFAQVSQGAQVKPVPPIVTGGYTLFERNNFVVQLSNVQIIVVVTTVVLLTIFSFIVTRTRLGRDMRACAQDQTMAALLGVDTDRTISMTFVIGAALAAVAGLMYLLYYGVVDFYMGFIAGIKAFTAAVLGGIGSLPGAMLGGLAIGLIETFWSAYFSVEYKDVAAFSILIIVLIFMPTGILGRPEIEKV